One Salvia miltiorrhiza cultivar Shanhuang (shh) unplaced genomic scaffold, IMPLAD_Smil_shh fragScaff_scaffold_132_2, whole genome shotgun sequence DNA window includes the following coding sequences:
- the LOC131002407 gene encoding QWRF motif-containing protein 3, with translation MQSHGGATAAKKAKSREVSPRYLSPASSTASSSSTADYYHGSHESPNSILSPIKQKPDLRKSKTLKNSGFLRGLWPSSSVPSSKPKKKPDTLADFIGDERREESERRKSKEKFDRNPPPPPLNRQRSCTEFSRFGNERENSKENRNPILGGSMRFNSEKFKFPGKSDDDNDENILPGRFSVDDVALRKNSVCDSGSECSDAGPNSDFSPASYMAPTVSSRKHRIDVPSRFMQDLSRSRRWSGGSDHSSENNTNNNSGSNNNSPKIFNLKKGSGDWAWSPARTGSPRPPLGENKGKMAAKPPTSPSKGKGVGNILSLGFEKLLKGRKSSSSLSSGLSVLGPGSAENVHGLRLLHNGLAQWRFSNARAEAANENYIKNVQGKSQHVQIALFKLQQSILQKKFQLQKEKLEMKLDYIFHSQIKALEAWVNMEKEHLSAVSNTTDSLHNVVCKLPLVDGAKVEPQLASVAMCHASNLATKINMMVTSFQPTVEKTVGVVAELAKVVIQEKQLLEECMDLFKFISALEIEERSLRGSMMQLRLMEQQLGMLA, from the exons ATGCAGAGCCACGGCGGCGCCACCGCCGCGAAGAAGGCGAAATCAAGAGAAGTGAGCCCGAGATACCTCTCGCCTGCATCGAGCACGGCTTCTTCTTCATCAACAGCCGATTATTATCACGGCAGCCATGAATCCCCAAACAGCATTCTCTCTCCCATCAAGCAGAAACCCGATTTAAGAAAgtccaaaaccctaaaaaattcCGGCTTTCTCCGCGGGCTCTGGCCGTCATCGTCCGTGCCGTCGtcgaagccgaagaagaagccCGACACGCTCGCCGATTTCATCGGCGACGAGCGGCGCGAGGAGTCGGAGCGGCGGAAAAGCAAGGAGAAATTTGATCggaatccgccgccgccgcctctcaaCCGGCAGCGGAGCTGCACCGAATTCAGCCGGTTCGGCAACGAGCGGGAGAATTCCAAAGAGAATCGCAACCCGATTTTGGGAGGATCGATGCGATTCAATTCCGAGAAGTTCAAATTTCCCGGGAAATCAGACGACGACAACGACGAAAATATCTTGCCGGGGAGATTCTCCGTCGATGACGTGGCATTGAGGAAGAACTCCGTTTGCGATTCGGGCTCCGAATGCAGCGACGCCGGCCCGAATTCCGATTTCTCGCCGGCGTCGTACATGGCCCCGACCGTCAGTTCGAGAAAGCACCGAATCGACGTGCCGTCGCGATTCATGCAGGATTTATCTCGGTCGCGGCGGTGGAGCGGCGGCAGCGATCATTCGTCAGAAAATAATACCAATAATAATAGCGGTAGCAATAATAATTCtcccaaaattttcaatttgaagaAGGGAAGTGGGGATTGGGCCTGGTCGCCGGCCCGAACAGGATCTCCGAGACCTCCGTTGGGCGAGAATAAGGGGAAGATGGCGGCGAAGCCACCGACGAGCCCTTCGAAGGGGAAAGGAGTGGGGAATATTTTGAGTTTGGGGTTTGAAAAATTGCTCAAGGGGAGGAAATCGTCGTCGAGTTTGTCGTCGGGGTTGTCGGTGCTCGGGCCGGGCTCGGCGGAGAATGTTCATGGGCTGCGGTTGCTGCATAATGGGTTGGCTCAGTGGAGGTTTAGCAATGCAAGGGCTGAAGCTGCTAACgagaattatataaaaaatgttCAG GGCAAATCCCAACATGTTCAGATTGCTCTTTTCAAGCTTCAACAATCTATTCTACAAAAGAAATTTCAACTACAGAAAGAGAAATTGGAGATGAAATTAGATTACATATTTCACTCTCag ATTAAGGCATTGGAGGCTTGGGTAAATATGGAGAAGGAACATTTATCAGCAGTTTCAAATACCACAGATTCTTTGCATAATGTTGTTTGCAAATTACCCCTCGTCGATGGAGCTAAG GTTGAACCACAGTTGGCTTCAGTTGCTATGTGTCATGCATCAAATCTTGCAACCAAAATCAATATGATGGTTACTAGTTTTCAACCTACG gTTGAGAAAACGGTGGGAGTTGTGGCTGAATTAGCCAAGGTAGTTATACAAGAGAAGCAGTTATTGGAAGAATGTATGGACCTTTTTAAATTCATTTCTGCATTGGAG ATAGAAGAGAGGAGTTTGAGGGGTAGCATGATGCAGTTAAGGTTGATGGAGCAGCAGCTAGGAATGTTGGCGTAA
- the LOC131002412 gene encoding syntaxin-125-like: MNDLFSSSFKNAQGDDLEAGGNDNRTEGVNLDKFFDDVENVKKDMADVEKLYKRLQESNEESKTVHNAKTMKELRARMDGDVAQVLKRVKLIKGKLEALEKSNATNRRVPGCGPGSSADRTRTSVVSGLGKKLKTMMDDFQGLRARMNEEYKETVGRRYFTVTGQKADDELIENLISSGESESFMQKAIQEQGRGQIMDAISEIQERHDAVKEIEKNLIELHQIFLDMAALVEAQGQQLNDIESHVAHASSFVRRGTEQLQDAREYQKESRKWYYYAVLLVIILIFFVTFPLWSNLLMAKLI, translated from the coding sequence ATGAACGACCTCTTCTCAAGTTCTTTCAAAAATGCCCAAGGTGACGACCTCGAGGCGGGTGGCAACGACAACCGCACCGAGGGCGTCAACCTCGATAAATTCTTCGATGACGTCGAGAATGTCAAGAAGGACATGGCCGACGTCGAGAAGCTCTACAAGCGGCTACAGGAGTCCAACGAGGAGAGCAAGACGGTCCACAACGCCAAGACCATGAAGGAGCTGAGGGCCCGCATGGACGGTGACGTGGCGCAGGTCTTAAAGCGGGTCAAACTCATTAAAGGCAAGCTGGAGGCGTTGGAAAAGTCCAACGCCACCAACAGGCGGGTCCCTGGGTGTGGGCCAGGGTCTTCAGCTGACCGGACGCGGACCTCAGTGGTCAGCGGCCTGGGTAAAAAGCTGAAGACCATGATGGACGACTTCCAGGGCCTCCGGGCCCGCATGAACGAGGAGTACAAGGAGACCGTCGGGCGGCGGTACTTCACCGTCACCGGCCAGAAGGCCGACGACGAGCTTATCGAGAACCTAATCTCGAGCGGCGAGAGCGAATCGTTCATGCAAAAGGCGATCCAGGAGCAGGGCCGGGGCCAGATAATGGACGCGATCTCCGAGATCCAGGAGCGGCACGACGCCGTGAAGGAGATCGAGAAGAACCTAATTGAGCTGCACCAGATATTCCTCGACATGGCGGCGCTGGTGGAGGCGCAGGGGCAGCAGCTCAACGACATCGAGAGCCACGTGGCGCACGCGAGCTCGTTCGTGCGGCGGGGGACGGAGCAGCTGCAGGACGCGCGTGAGTACCAAAAGGAGTCCCGCAAGTGGTATTACTACGCCGTTTTGCTCGTAATAATCCTCATATTTTTCGTGACCTTCCCGCTCTGGTCTAATCTTCTCATGGCGAAATTGATATAG
- the LOC131002413 gene encoding uncharacterized protein LOC131002413, translating into MATSLAAMTARRAATLARLSPSTASAARAASLIPRRGLAGASDHHGPPRINLWEDPMSPSKWKEEHFVIASLSGWFALFYGSYKFFTSGKKDKEEKVAEAAQ; encoded by the exons ATGGCCACCTCACTTGCCGCCATGACGGCTCGCAGAGCTGCAACCCTCGCTCGGCTCTCGCCGTCCACCGCGTCGGCCGCTCGAGCCGCTTCTCTGATTCCCCGCCGCGGCCTCGCCGGCGCCTCTG ATCACCATGGGCCACCGAGGATTAACCTCTGGGAAGACCCGATGAGTCCGTCAAAGTGGAAGGAAGAGCAT TTTGTGATTGCCTCTTTATCGGGGTGGTTTGCCCTTTTCTATGGATCTTACAAGTTTTTTACCAGTGGCAAGAAAGACAAAGAAGAG AAAGTAGCAGAAGCAGCACAATAG